The DNA sequence ACCCATAATCATGCCACATATAATTTTGTCAGCATCAAGAGAGAGGTACACAAGTTGGGGCTCAAAGGTCAAGTAAAAATAGGTCAACACAATAAAAACATTATATTGGTgaactccccccccccccccccccctctccttttttttcctaaaacaaacacacacacacacacacacaaaaaggACATGGTTATGTAAAGCAATACAGAATTTTGTGATCCTTCTTGTTATAGTGAGTctcaacaaaaggaaaataaaaataatgtgaatGTTCAAAGAACTGATTCAACCTACATGCAGTTTATAATATAAAGGAAAGATATCAAAGTATGAGAACTATATTCAGGAAAATTCTTGAATCCCAAAAGTTGGGTCAACACAGGTAAAATTGCGAGATGGAATTTGAGTCTACACCTTCAAAGAAGCAGACATTCTTGAGCAAAAATCCCTTGCAGCTCGAAGTGCATTCACATGTGTAATTTTTTCCTTCTATATGTGCAAAAACGGTACGCGCCCTGAATTCCAATTGGCTGCCGAGGGAATTGAACAAGCACACGTAGCTGCAAAACTTTTCCAACAGGTTGGTAGGTCTACAGTAGTACCCTGccattcaatttcatttttatcgTTGCTTTATGATTTGATCCGATTCTATTTCGAAAATTCCACACTACCCCATATGCATCAAGTTACAACTATTCTAACTTCTAAGTCTAATTCATGTGGACAGGAGCTGGAAGCAAATAATATACCACTTGCCAATGTACGCATTTGCTATTCTCCATTTTCAAGAACAAAACACACGGCTCAAGTTGTTGCAGCTGCGCTCAATCTTCCTTTTGAAGGCCCCCAGTGTAAGGTTAGCCACTCAGGTCCAATTTTTATCCCTCAGTTATAatctttcttttattctctttCACGTACATCTGTTTACTTGAAGTCCATTTTACTGTGCAGGTGGTGGAAGATCTCCGTGAGCGCTATTTTGGTCCTTCATTTGAACTTCTTTCACATGATAAGGTAAGTGAGATGTTTAACGGCACTTTTATATGCTCTGCTGATCACTCCGTACCACCATAGTGAAATTGCCAATTGAAGAAAATTTGTTCTATACTCTGCATCATGTTTCATCATTAGTATATACATTAGATGAAATATTCAGAACATGTCACGCAGCACCACCGTTTAGAACTCATTGATTACTTGTTTCCATCATCAATAGTATGCAGAGATTTGGGAAATGGATGAAAAGGATCCACTTGTTGGGCCAGAAGGAGGAGAAAGTGTCAAGGATGTTGCCTGTAGACTTACAAGAGCGGTGACAATTATGGAGTCAGAATATGAAGGGTAATGATTCTTATCTTTAATCTTCATTAGGAAATAGGAAGTCTTACACTATTCATGAATTTTGTAACTCATATAATATAAGTTCAACAACAAATCTATTGGATCCCTGAGCATATTCCCTAGTTGCTGCCAAAAGACTTAAGACACACTTTGAAATGCCAATACACTTAATTGTGATCTAAATGGAC is a window from the Arachis hypogaea cultivar Tifrunner chromosome 17, arahy.Tifrunner.gnm2.J5K5, whole genome shotgun sequence genome containing:
- the LOC112765639 gene encoding uncharacterized protein; the encoded protein is MCKNGTRPEFQLAAEGIEQAHVAAKLFQQELEANNIPLANVRICYSPFSRTKHTAQVVAAALNLPFEGPQCKVVEDLRERYFGPSFELLSHDKYAEIWEMDEKDPLVGPEGGESVKDVACRLTRAVTIMESEYEGCAILVVSHGDPLQILQTILPRGLFIV